The following proteins are co-located in the Verrucomicrobiota bacterium genome:
- a CDS encoding lipase maturation factor family protein — MTPKARSAPCPNHLTRVQAPDRPLLVYDGDCRFCRRCVLRGQEITRDNVDYAPVQSVTERFAGDIPVPCFQEAVRLVEPDGRVSGAAEAVVRLLSYKRSPVSGWPLWCYHRLPGFAPLAEFCYRVVARNRTLASRLTTLLWGKADDALRRATFYHARTWFLRWLAVVYLIAFASFWVQADGLIGEHGIMPVGPWLAAVKDRFGAESYHLFPTLCWFNSSDGFVRGLCAAGTGLSLLLFAQVAPVFCLVALWALYLSLTVAGQTFMSFQWDALLLETGFFSIFLAPLQWLPVHRRQFPVSPWARFLLQWLLFRLMFMSGVVKLTSGDQSWWDLSALRYHYETQPLPTPLGWGAAHAPVRFQAASVIVLFIIELILPFFLFGPRRARLIGAAGIVTLQLLIALTGNYGFFNLLTVGICLLAVDDAAWPRLGRARTPENERHGRSWPSWIVIPVTVVTLFFSGPLLWESFFPEAQFPTFFTTAYGCIEPFQSMNSYGLFRVMTKTRPEIIVEGSSDGTTWLPYEFKYKIGDLNRPPPIVAPYQPRLDWQMWFAALDDVRREQWFLSFMVRLLQGSPAVLNLLKTNPFPGGPPPYVRARLFQYHFTSLAERRRTGTWWRRDQEQPYCPVLTLK; from the coding sequence GTGACGCCTAAAGCCCGTTCAGCGCCTTGCCCGAATCACCTTACGCGCGTTCAGGCGCCTGACCGGCCGCTCCTGGTCTACGACGGCGACTGCCGTTTCTGCCGGCGCTGCGTCCTACGAGGTCAGGAGATCACCAGGGACAACGTCGATTACGCTCCCGTTCAAAGCGTAACGGAGCGCTTCGCGGGCGATATTCCCGTCCCCTGCTTCCAGGAGGCGGTACGGCTGGTTGAACCTGACGGCCGCGTTTCAGGGGCGGCAGAAGCGGTTGTCCGCCTGTTATCGTACAAGCGCAGCCCGGTAAGCGGATGGCCGCTCTGGTGCTATCACCGGCTGCCCGGTTTCGCTCCGCTGGCGGAGTTTTGCTACCGCGTCGTCGCCCGAAACCGTACCCTTGCTTCCCGGCTTACGACCCTGCTGTGGGGAAAAGCCGACGACGCGCTCCGCCGCGCGACCTTCTACCACGCGCGCACCTGGTTTCTGCGCTGGCTTGCAGTCGTTTACCTCATCGCATTCGCGTCTTTCTGGGTGCAAGCCGACGGGCTGATCGGCGAACACGGGATCATGCCCGTCGGCCCTTGGCTGGCTGCGGTCAAAGACCGTTTCGGGGCGGAAAGTTATCACCTTTTTCCGACGTTATGCTGGTTCAATTCCAGTGACGGGTTCGTCCGCGGCCTGTGCGCCGCCGGGACCGGCTTGAGCCTGCTCCTCTTCGCCCAGGTGGCACCCGTGTTTTGCCTGGTTGCCCTCTGGGCCCTTTACCTTTCCCTCACCGTCGCCGGACAGACGTTCATGAGTTTCCAATGGGATGCACTCCTGTTGGAAACCGGTTTCTTCAGCATCTTTCTGGCACCACTGCAGTGGCTGCCGGTGCACCGGCGCCAGTTCCCGGTCTCACCCTGGGCGCGGTTCCTTCTCCAATGGTTGCTGTTCCGCCTCATGTTCATGTCCGGGGTGGTGAAGCTGACCAGCGGCGACCAGTCCTGGTGGGATCTCTCCGCACTCCGTTACCATTACGAAACCCAGCCGCTGCCAACGCCGCTCGGATGGGGGGCGGCCCACGCGCCCGTCCGGTTTCAGGCCGCGTCGGTGATCGTGTTGTTTATCATCGAACTCATTTTGCCGTTTTTCCTTTTCGGGCCGCGCCGTGCCCGGCTGATCGGTGCAGCCGGGATCGTTACGCTCCAGTTGCTGATTGCCTTGACGGGTAACTACGGCTTTTTCAACCTGCTGACCGTCGGCATTTGCCTGCTCGCCGTCGATGACGCCGCGTGGCCGCGCCTCGGCCGCGCCAGGACCCCGGAAAACGAACGCCACGGTCGATCGTGGCCCTCCTGGATCGTGATCCCGGTAACCGTGGTTACCCTCTTCTTCAGCGGACCCCTCCTCTGGGAATCGTTCTTCCCCGAAGCCCAGTTCCCCACCTTCTTTACCACCGCTTACGGCTGCATCGAGCCGTTCCAATCCATGAACAGTTACGGGTTGTTCCGCGTCATGACGAAAACGCGTCCCGAAATCATCGTGGAAGGCAGTTCAGACGGCACAACCTGGCTCCCCTACGAATTCAAGTACAAGATCGGCGATCTGAACCGGCCGCCGCCCATCGTCGCGCCTTACCAGCCCAGGCTGGATTGGCAGATGTGGTTTGCCGCCTTGGACGACGTGCGCCGCGAACAGTGGTTCCTGAGCTTTATGGTACGGCTGTTGCAAGGTTCACCCGCCGTCCTCAATCTGCTGAAAACAAACCCGTTCCCAGGCGGGCCGCCGCCGTACGTCCGGGCCAGGCTGTTCCAGTACCATTTTACCAGCCTGGCTGAGCGGCGCCGGACCGGGACCTGGTGGCGGCGGGATCAAGAACAGCCGTACTGCCCGGTGCTCACCCTTAAGTAA
- a CDS encoding glutamine synthetase III, with protein MSSSISRLQAIRAASTFRPSATPVDFRGTFITELYGCNVFSPAVMKDRLPKPVFKSVIQTIESGAKLDPAVADVVASAMKDWAIEKGATHYAHIFYPLTGSSAEKHDSFLAPDGLGSAITEFSGKTLIQGEPDASSFPSGGLRSTYEARGYTAWDVTSPAYIFENPNGTTLCIPTAFISWTGDVLDSKTPLLRAMQALDRQARRILKLFGHEKIAHISSTGGPEQEYFLIDRNFFYARPDLLTAGRTLFGAKPPKGQEFEDHYFGTIPERVLAFMLEVERELFKLGIPIKTRHNEVAPGQFEVAPTYESSNLAADHQQLVMTLLKRVAEKYGLACLLAEKPFAGVNGSGKHLNFSLGNATQGNLLDPGDTPHANAQFLVLCGAVIRAVSLHAKLLRAVVASAGNDHRLGANEAPPAIISIFLGDQLTDVFEQIKAGGAKSSKAKTSLNIGVDVLPTLPKDAGDRNRTSPFAFTGNRFEFRAVGAGQSIGPAILTLNVILAESLDFLATELEKAGPEKLNETIQKLLKDIMDEHGSVIFNGNNYSPEWHAEAEHRGLPNLKTTVDALPAYTLPGTIAAFEKYGVLTARELESRKEVAYEQYIKTVNVEANLVIEMAKTIIYPAAVRYQGELADTAAKLKAAGLEPDTTVLQKVTSLIKALLDGVSKVEASLHGTNGSVEGHAEHFKDAVLPAMQEVRSAADALEGIVADDLWPLPTYQEMLFIK; from the coding sequence ATGAGTTCGAGCATTTCCCGTCTACAAGCCATCCGTGCAGCGAGCACTTTCAGACCTTCGGCCACGCCGGTCGATTTCCGTGGCACCTTTATTACTGAACTTTATGGATGCAACGTCTTCAGCCCGGCGGTGATGAAGGATCGTTTGCCCAAACCTGTTTTTAAAAGCGTTATCCAGACAATCGAGAGCGGTGCAAAACTTGATCCCGCGGTCGCCGACGTGGTGGCGTCCGCGATGAAAGATTGGGCAATTGAAAAGGGAGCTACCCACTACGCCCATATCTTCTACCCGCTCACCGGCAGTTCTGCGGAAAAACATGATTCGTTCCTCGCTCCCGACGGGCTGGGCAGTGCGATCACGGAATTCTCGGGCAAAACCTTGATTCAAGGCGAACCCGACGCCTCCAGTTTTCCCAGCGGCGGCCTGCGCTCGACGTACGAAGCGCGCGGGTATACTGCGTGGGACGTTACCAGCCCGGCCTATATTTTCGAAAATCCAAATGGAACCACCCTCTGCATTCCAACGGCCTTCATCTCCTGGACGGGCGACGTGCTGGATAGCAAGACTCCCCTGCTGCGCGCGATGCAGGCTCTCGACCGGCAGGCCCGCCGCATCCTGAAGTTGTTCGGCCACGAGAAAATCGCGCATATTTCCAGCACGGGCGGGCCGGAACAGGAATATTTCCTGATTGACCGGAATTTTTTCTATGCTCGTCCCGATCTGCTGACTGCCGGGCGGACCCTGTTTGGCGCGAAGCCGCCCAAAGGTCAGGAATTCGAAGACCACTACTTCGGCACCATTCCGGAACGGGTGCTGGCTTTCATGCTCGAGGTGGAACGCGAACTTTTCAAGTTAGGTATTCCGATCAAGACCCGCCACAACGAAGTTGCGCCGGGCCAGTTCGAGGTAGCCCCGACGTACGAATCGTCAAACCTGGCGGCCGATCACCAGCAACTGGTGATGACGCTTCTGAAAAGGGTGGCGGAAAAATATGGTTTGGCCTGTCTTCTGGCCGAAAAACCATTTGCCGGGGTAAATGGAAGCGGGAAACACCTGAATTTTTCGCTCGGCAACGCGACCCAGGGTAACCTGCTGGATCCTGGCGATACCCCGCACGCCAACGCCCAGTTTCTGGTGCTTTGCGGCGCCGTCATTCGGGCCGTGAGCCTGCACGCCAAACTTCTTCGTGCGGTGGTGGCCAGCGCGGGCAATGATCATCGCCTCGGCGCAAACGAAGCCCCTCCCGCCATTATTTCTATCTTCCTCGGTGATCAACTCACGGACGTTTTCGAGCAGATCAAAGCGGGCGGCGCGAAGAGCAGCAAGGCCAAGACCTCACTCAATATCGGTGTGGACGTACTGCCTACCCTGCCGAAGGATGCCGGAGACCGCAATCGGACCAGCCCGTTTGCCTTTACCGGAAACCGGTTTGAATTTCGTGCGGTCGGAGCCGGCCAATCCATCGGGCCCGCAATTCTGACGCTTAACGTTATCCTGGCGGAATCCCTCGATTTTCTGGCCACCGAACTGGAGAAAGCGGGCCCGGAAAAGCTCAATGAAACGATTCAGAAGCTGCTGAAAGACATCATGGACGAGCATGGCAGCGTCATCTTCAACGGTAACAACTACTCCCCGGAATGGCACGCGGAAGCGGAGCATCGCGGGCTGCCCAACCTCAAAACGACCGTCGACGCCTTGCCGGCTTATACCCTGCCCGGCACCATCGCGGCCTTTGAAAAGTACGGCGTCCTGACTGCGCGTGAACTCGAGAGCCGTAAAGAAGTCGCGTACGAACAGTACATAAAAACGGTCAACGTTGAAGCAAACCTCGTGATCGAGATGGCCAAAACCATCATCTACCCGGCGGCCGTCCGTTATCAGGGTGAACTGGCGGATACGGCGGCCAAATTGAAAGCGGCCGGTTTGGAACCGGACACCACGGTTCTACAGAAAGTGACGAGCCTGATCAAAGCCCTCCTCGACGGCGTGTCGAAAGTGGAAGCTTCGCTGCACGGGACGAACGGCAGCGTTGAGGGGCACGCAGAGCACTTCAAGGATGCCGTACTGCCAGCCATGCAGGAGGTGCGGAGTGCAGCGGACGCTTTGGAAGGAATCGTCGCCGACGATCTCTGGCCGCTGCCAACCTATCAGGAAATGCTGTTCATCAAGTAA
- a CDS encoding glycoside hydrolase family 16 protein, with protein sequence MRKEFLVGIVIPLIFGSAQFSSIQAQPPPGYTLVFDDEFDGPLDVAPGSGWGDGNTRYKWYCHTPYCGDFGDAYFSGPEDGNGPNGQPMSPFSVNNGVLSITAWIDPTINHWRSGLLSSMDWSGNQGFAQALGYFEVRMKLPDGVGLWPSFWLDGVAQLQNRNVQNPEIDVLEEYGNGPTWAYQTIHVWNPDGSTAYWAMGWGQVSGMTTDYHTYAVLVNPDYLHFYIDDAEVWTTPTPPQMTQPLYVMVDLALGHGQPEDSTPNPSQLLVDYIRVYAPPGQ encoded by the coding sequence ATGCGTAAGGAATTCCTGGTCGGGATCGTTATCCCCCTGATATTTGGTTCAGCTCAGTTTTCTTCAATTCAGGCGCAACCCCCGCCCGGGTACACCCTGGTTTTCGACGATGAGTTTGACGGGCCCCTTGACGTTGCCCCCGGCTCCGGCTGGGGTGACGGCAACACCCGTTACAAGTGGTATTGTCATACGCCTTACTGCGGCGATTTCGGTGACGCATACTTTTCCGGACCTGAGGACGGCAACGGGCCCAACGGGCAGCCGATGAGCCCGTTCTCCGTCAACAACGGGGTGCTTTCGATTACCGCCTGGATTGACCCGACCATCAACCATTGGCGCTCGGGGCTCCTCTCCAGCATGGACTGGTCGGGCAATCAGGGTTTTGCGCAGGCATTAGGTTATTTTGAGGTCAGGATGAAACTCCCGGACGGGGTAGGTCTCTGGCCGTCGTTCTGGCTGGACGGCGTGGCCCAACTGCAAAACCGCAATGTGCAAAATCCCGAGATCGATGTCCTTGAGGAATACGGGAATGGTCCCACGTGGGCCTATCAGACCATCCACGTCTGGAACCCGGACGGGAGCACCGCCTACTGGGCCATGGGTTGGGGCCAGGTAAGCGGCATGACGACTGATTACCACACCTACGCAGTTTTGGTGAACCCGGACTACCTGCACTTCTACATAGATGACGCCGAGGTCTGGACCACCCCGACCCCGCCGCAAATGACCCAGCCGCTGTACGTCATGGTCGATCTGGCGCTGGGGCATGGGCAGCCGGAGGACAGCACGCCGAACCCCAGCCAGCTCCTGGTGGATTACATCCGCGTGTACGCCCCGCCCGGCCAGTGA
- a CDS encoding DEAD/DEAH box helicase, which produces MLTTIKDIPWDLKSLETARSRLSQGSAQRGKVVYGQGRVVSCRGDKSGTDYKLAVRKDSSYTRAAYRVELTYARGFWTYSCACYNSPDCKHIYAALLHLENECKNTHPAARPPPAGFFALFPEGKAFSNREKQYLERLENLYHRHQSRLIIYGHELQELIPGWSLGQSWLEQHFAPAGKLSRQQFWHFLVDFQRQRGLTPPDFFEALNDTTPSQDLIENWKHSQEVSAWNARFARKDLPRGDLDFRWVLQGDSIHLEVRFPAEPFRKLRGGELTTLTEQYRHAQVRMCAGALPLFSEHVHRFPYQPEVNLKLTRVCGEALNRLLRFPDVRERFIVKDGHPPVLTEDTVRWRMDEPVERPRFYRFQLLVNDAPATQPVLIFPGANALYLIEDRLASGPPPPFPLDNVSCLPATDVPKDAVESADAIAYLLACNAGLPERLNARVKCRQLRAVVNGRVDVELSGGKPAAYYSVVLKDPDTGKTVATYREMGWDCDFPQIVRNGKQFVCYEPPNLASLHESLASLPATFDYHRQSWRVKNPKQSFALFAEWARNLPPEVELEVDENLAGLREAPLELDIALGCSEAIRDWFDLRLALSDAEIELTPDELKALLRVRGQTVQLPEHRYRPIRVHVDEELESLLDELGLTLPDLAGDPQRLHIGQLQALLKARLLPESIRPHLQQRLSELQIQVRPGVPASIQAALRPYQRTGFHFLAFLATNRFGGILADDMGLGKTVQALTWLAWLFEPSAPGGDGGPALIVCPKSVVDNWVAEAHRFYPGLPISRLEKTKLDSIKPSLQVRSALVVNYTQLRLCIAELKLIHWSASIFDEGQYLKNPQSQTAQSARELVADHKVVLTGTPIENSLLDLWSLMQCVMPGMLGSQARFKRTYIDDDDQLSCQRVARRIRPFLLRRTKEEVAPELPPRVEEDIRCEMEGTQHQLYQAELKLARQQLLNIRSHAELDQHRFNLLTSLLRLRQICCHPALIDKTAGTETSAKLEALLEMLEPLLQEGNKVLVFSQFVDMLELIETQIKAAKWTSFKLTGATRQRAKVIESFDRHAGGAVFLISLKAGGAGLNLAAASYVVLYDPWWNPAVEAQAIDRTHRIGQTRTVFAYRLLMRETIEDKIRQLQTYKSALAKNVLGEEGFARALTLDDFKYLLG; this is translated from the coding sequence GTGTTGACGACGATTAAAGATATCCCCTGGGATCTCAAAAGCCTGGAAACTGCGCGTTCCCGCCTGAGCCAGGGCTCGGCGCAGCGTGGAAAGGTTGTTTATGGCCAGGGACGGGTTGTTTCGTGCCGGGGCGACAAGAGCGGAACGGATTACAAGTTGGCCGTCCGGAAGGACAGCTCATACACCCGCGCCGCTTACCGGGTGGAACTAACCTACGCCAGGGGTTTTTGGACGTACTCTTGTGCTTGTTATAATTCGCCCGATTGCAAGCACATCTACGCGGCGCTGCTTCACCTGGAGAATGAGTGCAAAAACACGCACCCTGCGGCCCGTCCGCCTCCGGCCGGCTTTTTCGCGCTTTTCCCTGAGGGAAAAGCGTTCAGCAACCGGGAAAAGCAATACCTCGAGCGCCTGGAAAACCTTTACCATCGCCATCAGAGCCGATTGATCATTTACGGCCACGAACTCCAGGAGCTCATCCCTGGCTGGTCGCTCGGGCAATCCTGGCTGGAGCAGCATTTTGCGCCTGCCGGAAAACTTTCACGCCAGCAGTTCTGGCATTTTCTCGTCGATTTCCAACGGCAACGCGGTCTCACGCCGCCGGACTTCTTTGAAGCCCTGAACGACACCACGCCATCGCAGGACCTGATTGAAAACTGGAAGCACTCGCAGGAGGTCAGCGCATGGAACGCCCGGTTTGCACGTAAGGACCTGCCCCGTGGGGACCTTGATTTTCGGTGGGTCCTGCAAGGGGACTCCATCCACCTGGAAGTCCGTTTCCCGGCAGAACCGTTCCGGAAACTTCGCGGCGGAGAGCTCACCACGCTCACCGAGCAGTATCGTCATGCGCAGGTGCGCATGTGCGCCGGCGCCTTACCGCTGTTTTCCGAGCACGTCCATCGTTTCCCTTATCAACCCGAAGTTAACCTTAAGCTGACGCGCGTCTGCGGCGAGGCCCTTAACCGCCTGTTGCGTTTTCCTGACGTCCGGGAACGCTTCATCGTTAAAGACGGGCACCCGCCGGTCCTGACTGAGGACACTGTCCGGTGGCGCATGGACGAACCGGTTGAACGTCCCCGGTTTTACCGGTTTCAACTCCTGGTGAATGATGCGCCGGCGACCCAGCCGGTGTTAATCTTTCCGGGCGCGAATGCTCTTTATCTGATCGAGGACAGGCTGGCCAGCGGGCCGCCACCGCCTTTTCCCCTGGACAACGTCAGTTGCCTGCCGGCGACCGACGTACCCAAGGACGCCGTCGAGAGCGCTGACGCGATCGCTTACCTTTTGGCCTGCAACGCCGGCCTGCCCGAACGGTTGAACGCGCGTGTCAAGTGCAGGCAGCTGAGAGCCGTCGTGAACGGACGAGTCGACGTCGAACTATCCGGCGGGAAACCTGCAGCCTACTATTCGGTCGTCCTCAAAGATCCCGATACCGGCAAGACGGTTGCAACTTACAGAGAAATGGGTTGGGACTGCGATTTTCCCCAAATCGTCCGGAACGGCAAACAGTTTGTTTGCTATGAGCCGCCCAACCTGGCCTCACTGCATGAGTCCCTGGCGTCGCTGCCTGCCACGTTTGATTACCATCGTCAAAGCTGGCGGGTAAAAAATCCCAAACAATCCTTTGCCTTATTTGCGGAATGGGCCAGGAACCTGCCCCCTGAGGTCGAACTGGAGGTTGACGAAAATCTGGCCGGATTGCGTGAAGCTCCGCTCGAACTCGATATCGCCCTCGGTTGTTCCGAGGCGATTCGTGACTGGTTCGATCTGCGGCTGGCGCTCTCCGACGCAGAAATCGAATTGACTCCCGATGAGCTGAAGGCACTGCTCCGGGTTCGCGGCCAGACGGTCCAGTTGCCCGAGCATCGATACCGCCCGATTCGCGTTCACGTTGATGAGGAACTCGAGTCTCTCCTGGATGAGCTCGGGTTGACCCTGCCGGATCTGGCCGGTGATCCTCAACGTTTACACATCGGGCAACTGCAAGCCTTGTTAAAAGCTCGCCTGCTGCCGGAATCGATCCGTCCCCACCTGCAGCAACGGCTCAGCGAACTCCAGATCCAGGTGCGGCCGGGCGTGCCCGCATCCATTCAGGCTGCCCTGAGACCGTACCAGCGTACCGGCTTCCATTTTCTTGCGTTCCTCGCCACCAACCGGTTCGGCGGCATCCTGGCCGACGACATGGGCCTGGGCAAGACTGTGCAGGCGCTGACCTGGCTAGCGTGGCTTTTCGAGCCATCGGCCCCGGGTGGCGACGGCGGTCCGGCCCTGATCGTGTGCCCGAAGTCGGTGGTGGACAATTGGGTGGCGGAAGCGCATCGATTTTATCCGGGCCTCCCGATTTCTCGTCTTGAGAAAACCAAGCTCGATTCCATCAAACCTTCATTGCAGGTCCGTTCCGCGCTCGTCGTCAACTACACGCAACTGCGACTTTGCATCGCTGAATTAAAGCTGATCCACTGGTCGGCAAGCATTTTCGATGAGGGCCAGTACCTGAAAAACCCGCAGTCTCAGACGGCGCAGTCGGCGAGAGAACTGGTCGCTGACCACAAGGTGGTCCTGACGGGTACACCGATCGAGAACAGCCTGCTTGACCTGTGGAGCCTCATGCAGTGCGTGATGCCCGGCATGCTTGGAAGCCAGGCTCGTTTCAAGCGGACCTATATCGACGACGACGATCAGCTCTCGTGCCAGCGAGTGGCCCGGCGGATCCGGCCATTTCTGTTGCGCCGGACCAAGGAGGAAGTTGCCCCGGAGCTGCCGCCCAGGGTCGAAGAAGACATCCGCTGCGAGATGGAGGGAACGCAGCATCAGCTTTATCAGGCCGAACTGAAACTCGCCCGCCAGCAACTGCTGAATATCCGCAGCCATGCGGAGCTGGATCAGCATCGTTTTAATCTTCTCACCTCGCTACTCCGGCTCCGGCAGATTTGCTGCCATCCGGCGTTGATCGATAAAACGGCCGGCACGGAGACCAGCGCAAAGCTCGAAGCGCTTCTCGAAATGCTGGAACCGCTGCTGCAGGAAGGGAACAAGGTTCTGGTCTTCAGCCAGTTCGTCGACATGCTCGAGCTGATCGAGACGCAGATCAAGGCAGCCAAATGGACCTCGTTTAAACTTACCGGTGCAACCAGGCAACGAGCCAAGGTCATCGAATCATTCGACCGGCATGCCGGCGGGGCGGTATTTCTTATTTCGCTCAAAGCCGGGGGCGCCGGCCTGAACCTGGCCGCGGCCTCGTACGTTGTGCTCTATGATCCTTGGTGGAATCCGGCCGTTGAGGCCCAGGCAATCGACCGGACGCACCGCATCGGCCAAACCAGAACCGTTTTTGCGTATCGCCTCTTGATGCGCGAAACCATCGAAGACAAGATCCGCCAACTCCAAACCTACAAATCCGCCCTGGCCAAAAATGTCCTCGGTGAAGAGGGGTTTGCCCGCGCCCTCACGCTGGACGATTTCAAGTACCTCCTGGGGTGA
- a CDS encoding CDP-archaeol synthase: MVIIRLLFLLLLANGTPVLAKKFLGHRFSRPLDSGARFLDGEPWFGKSKTFRGVLLAVLATAAGACLVGLKPKTGALVGGLAMSGDLFSSFLKRRMRLPSSSRASGLDQLPESLFPLLACRRALSLSGVDTVVTVLTFFVGEILISRVLYKFRLRDRPY; encoded by the coding sequence CTGGTGATTATACGACTTTTATTTCTACTGCTCTTGGCGAACGGCACACCCGTGCTTGCGAAGAAATTCTTAGGCCATCGATTCTCGCGTCCCCTCGACAGCGGCGCCCGATTTCTCGATGGAGAACCCTGGTTCGGCAAGTCCAAGACCTTTCGTGGCGTCCTCCTCGCGGTGCTGGCAACCGCAGCCGGCGCATGCCTGGTGGGTCTGAAACCGAAAACCGGGGCGCTGGTCGGTGGACTGGCCATGTCAGGCGATCTGTTTTCCAGCTTTTTAAAGCGCCGCATGCGGCTGCCTTCAAGCAGCCGGGCCAGCGGCCTGGACCAGTTGCCCGAATCCCTGTTTCCACTTCTGGCCTGTCGCCGCGCGCTTTCGTTGAGTGGCGTGGACACCGTCGTCACGGTCCTCACCTTTTTCGTCGGTGAGATCCTGATCTCGCGGGTGCTCTACAAGTTTCGCCTGCGGGACCGCCCCTATTGA
- a CDS encoding Sir2 family NAD-dependent protein deacetylase: MNGKVHDLVEHLKSARQILIFTGAGISTSSGIPDFRGPQGVWTRRKPVYYDEFMSSEAARIEHWDYKLEGWELFRSAQPNAVHHAIVELEKAGKLLVVLTQNIDGLHSDAGTSPGRLVELHGTNRLIECQSCHQRSDPEPHFQYFQAHRNPPLCPCGGFLKPATISFGQGLDRATLERAYDAAQKADLVVALGSTLSVYPAASFPLLAAGRGVPYVIINRGPTEHDGERCVSLRLEGEVTNIFPPAVDSAIRS, translated from the coding sequence ATGAATGGAAAGGTCCACGACCTTGTCGAGCATCTCAAAAGCGCCCGGCAGATACTGATCTTCACGGGGGCCGGCATCTCCACCAGCAGCGGGATCCCGGACTTTCGCGGTCCGCAGGGCGTCTGGACCCGGCGCAAGCCGGTGTACTACGACGAGTTTATGAGCTCGGAGGCCGCGCGAATCGAGCACTGGGACTATAAACTGGAAGGTTGGGAACTGTTTCGCAGCGCCCAGCCGAATGCGGTGCACCATGCGATTGTGGAACTCGAAAAGGCGGGCAAGCTGCTCGTCGTGCTCACACAGAATATCGACGGGTTACATTCAGACGCTGGAACCAGCCCTGGCCGCCTGGTCGAATTGCATGGCACAAACCGGTTGATTGAGTGCCAAAGCTGTCACCAGCGAAGCGATCCTGAGCCGCACTTCCAATACTTTCAGGCTCACCGCAACCCCCCTTTGTGCCCTTGCGGCGGCTTCTTGAAGCCGGCGACGATCAGCTTTGGCCAGGGTCTCGATCGGGCAACGCTTGAACGCGCATACGATGCAGCGCAAAAGGCCGACCTCGTCGTGGCACTCGGCTCCACTCTCTCGGTATATCCGGCAGCTTCGTTCCCGCTTCTGGCCGCGGGGCGTGGAGTACCTTACGTTATCATCAATCGAGGCCCGACCGAACATGACGGCGAACGCTGCGTTTCGCTGCGCCTGGAGGGTGAGGTCACAAACATTTTCCCGCCGGCGGTCGATTCGGCGATCCGCTCGTAA
- a CDS encoding matrixin family metalloprotease — MKKLLILTMAALAVLPALPAGAYVLEGPSWAVPSVLVYLNLTASQAGLGANLAKFPLTDGSASYNQVYANAEAIWSSYLKNLKINTVTGSNAQGVTMSSGLNEVGFSSTIQGYALGQYTLGLTLYYYNPSSNPNRMTQTSTAINPGWKWNSYRGNLTYPVMDLRRVALHESGHMIGLAHPDQNGQVVNAIMNSSISNTDSLTTDDISGGQHLYGTP; from the coding sequence ATGAAAAAGCTCCTTATTCTGACTATGGCGGCCCTGGCGGTTTTGCCGGCGTTGCCGGCCGGCGCCTATGTGCTGGAAGGGCCCAGTTGGGCGGTGCCGAGCGTGCTGGTGTACCTGAACCTCACGGCGTCGCAGGCCGGCCTGGGCGCCAACCTGGCCAAGTTCCCCCTCACGGACGGCTCGGCGAGCTACAACCAGGTTTATGCGAACGCCGAAGCGATCTGGAGTTCCTACCTGAAGAACCTCAAGATTAATACCGTCACGGGGTCCAATGCCCAAGGCGTCACCATGTCCAGCGGGCTTAATGAGGTGGGCTTTTCCAGCACGATCCAGGGCTATGCCTTAGGTCAGTACACCCTGGGGCTGACCCTCTACTACTACAACCCGTCGTCCAACCCCAACCGGATGACGCAAACTTCCACGGCGATCAACCCCGGATGGAAGTGGAACTCCTACCGCGGCAACCTCACCTACCCGGTCATGGACCTGCGGAGGGTGGCGCTCCATGAGAGCGGCCACATGATCGGCCTGGCGCACCCCGACCAGAACGGTCAGGTGGTTAATGCGATCATGAACAGCTCGATCAGCAACACCGACAGCCTCACCACGGACGACATCTCCGGCGGCCAGCACCTCTACGGGACACCGTAA
- a CDS encoding DUF5069 domain-containing protein has product MHGTVVIPGLRSPYERVGGLVHFGRMLDKIRIFPQGKLPPAWVQYKGGAHAFDGICCRFLQVDYRVLEDETLKGRSDDEMLEWTSKHGRKPSEEEIEIWNAYMSKRSWRDPHTPRLQFRLQEAGLPAEAALTMFDFIDLDENRPCRFRE; this is encoded by the coding sequence CTGCACGGTACGGTGGTCATCCCCGGCTTGCGCAGCCCGTACGAACGGGTAGGCGGCCTCGTCCATTTCGGCCGCATGCTCGACAAGATACGGATTTTTCCTCAAGGAAAGCTCCCGCCTGCCTGGGTGCAGTATAAAGGTGGCGCCCACGCCTTCGACGGGATCTGCTGTCGCTTTCTCCAGGTGGATTACCGCGTCCTGGAAGACGAAACCCTCAAAGGGAGAAGTGACGACGAAATGCTCGAGTGGACCTCAAAACACGGGCGCAAGCCCTCCGAAGAAGAAATTGAAATCTGGAACGCCTATATGTCCAAACGTTCCTGGCGCGACCCGCACACCCCACGGCTCCAATTCCGCTTACAGGAGGCGGGCCTGCCGGCCGAAGCTGCCCTGACCATGTTCGACTTTATTGACCTCGATGAAAACCGCCCATGCCGCTTTCGCGAATGA